One genomic window of [Clostridium] scindens ATCC 35704 includes the following:
- a CDS encoding FGGY-family carbohydrate kinase — MECILGIDVGTSNVKAVLFDGNGTEVQVASRESETINDGGNWEEQDMLLVWDKVKSCIKELIDSGAVKSEEIKGIGVTGQGEGCWLIDEEGNPVQNAILWCDGRAVAEVKRITEEYPEIGKLYHKTTGTPPLLGNQMILIRWMKTNRKEVLDKASRIMFCKDWVRYKMTGVIATEITDSFTSLLDAQTGNVADELMKAMDIYEYRDYIPASVSSDSVVGTISEEFAAWSGLAAGTPVIAGALDTSATAVGLGAIHEKDACVILGTTCASEIVMKKTDCKFGAENSRYEKHPIEDLYVELQPTLNGTPNIDWMLENMAQTKDFNEIDRIVESVPVGCGGVVYHPYISVAGERAPFYHPYARASFFGISQVTTRNQLIRAVYEGISLSIRDCLQNIDKDATIYLAGGGAKSPVWAQMIADVMGRRVMIPQGKELGAKGVAIIAGVKFGLYGSYEEAVKKACTFRQTYEPNLQRTKKYDLLYELFRQVRLHNQQIWDYRHQMNKKIQAIKED; from the coding sequence ATGGAGTGCATTCTGGGAATTGATGTAGGAACATCCAATGTAAAAGCGGTTCTATTTGATGGAAATGGAACAGAAGTGCAAGTGGCAAGCCGGGAAAGTGAAACAATTAATGACGGAGGGAACTGGGAAGAACAGGATATGCTGCTTGTGTGGGATAAGGTCAAGTCCTGCATAAAGGAACTGATAGACTCCGGGGCGGTAAAGAGCGAGGAAATCAAAGGGATCGGAGTGACCGGACAAGGAGAAGGCTGTTGGCTTATTGATGAAGAAGGAAATCCTGTACAGAATGCAATCCTCTGGTGTGACGGGCGTGCAGTGGCAGAGGTAAAGAGGATTACAGAGGAGTACCCTGAAATTGGTAAACTGTATCATAAAACTACAGGAACCCCGCCGCTTTTGGGAAACCAGATGATTCTAATCAGATGGATGAAGACAAACCGGAAAGAGGTTCTTGATAAAGCAAGTCGGATTATGTTCTGTAAAGATTGGGTGCGCTATAAGATGACCGGAGTGATAGCGACAGAGATTACGGATAGTTTTACGTCTCTTCTGGACGCACAGACGGGGAATGTGGCGGATGAATTAATGAAAGCCATGGATATTTATGAATATCGGGACTATATTCCGGCATCAGTAAGTTCTGATAGTGTCGTGGGGACAATATCTGAGGAATTTGCGGCGTGGTCGGGGCTGGCTGCCGGGACGCCAGTTATTGCAGGGGCTCTTGACACATCGGCTACGGCTGTGGGGCTTGGAGCCATACATGAGAAGGATGCCTGTGTAATACTGGGGACTACATGTGCCAGTGAGATTGTAATGAAAAAGACGGACTGTAAGTTTGGCGCTGAGAACTCCCGCTATGAGAAGCACCCGATTGAGGACTTATATGTGGAACTCCAGCCGACCTTGAATGGAACGCCCAATATAGACTGGATGCTGGAAAACATGGCGCAGACAAAGGATTTCAATGAGATTGACCGGATTGTAGAGAGTGTGCCGGTGGGCTGCGGAGGAGTTGTCTACCATCCCTATATCAGCGTGGCGGGGGAGAGGGCTCCTTTCTATCACCCATATGCCAGAGCCAGTTTCTTTGGTATCAGCCAGGTTACGACAAGGAACCAGCTTATTCGGGCGGTATATGAAGGCATTAGTCTTTCTATCAGGGACTGCCTGCAGAATATAGATAAAGATGCTACCATTTATCTGGCCGGAGGCGGAGCCAAAAGCCCAGTGTGGGCGCAGATGATTGCGGACGTAATGGGCAGGAGGGTTATGATTCCCCAGGGTAAGGAACTGGGGGCAAAAGGAGTTGCCATAATTGCAGGAGTGAAGTTTGGCCTGTACGGTTCTTACGAGGAGGCGGTCAAGAAGGCCTGTACGTTCCGGCAGACATATGAGCCTAACTTACAGAGGACGAAAAAGTACGACCTGCTTTATGAACTGTTCCGACAGGTAAGGCTTCACAATCAGCAGATATGGGATTACCGCCACCAAATGAATAAAAAGATTCAGGCAATCAAGGAGGATTAG
- a CDS encoding 2-hydroxyacid dehydrogenase, whose product MKTLITARFDKSYLNVLETITKDYEFAGYGVTGEKMPVPEMKEKIRGIELLISEFEDINQEVIEAADKLKIIVCCRNEAFASIDIEAATKKNIPVLRAGGRNAIAVAEHTIALLMAVSKNISLTDHLLKYTDQLTNVQYDDEGGKRAETMSEWSMDPTAPFALYGGGPEMYGKTFGQIGFGMIGKEVAKRAHALDMNVLVYDPYVSQEQMDYLGAKKVDLDTVMKESDFISVNCNVVPETVGLVSREKIALMKPTAYFVNTARAKVLDYDALYDALAEKKIAGAGLDVYPVEPIPAGNKFLSLRNVVLTPHLAGSARDIVGHQTNIVLADVKRILDGGKPRFICNPEVLA is encoded by the coding sequence ATGAAAACACTGATTACAGCAAGGTTTGACAAAAGTTATCTAAATGTGCTGGAGACGATAACAAAAGATTACGAGTTTGCCGGATATGGGGTGACCGGAGAGAAAATGCCGGTTCCTGAAATGAAAGAAAAGATCCGGGGCATCGAACTTCTTATTTCTGAATTTGAAGATATTAACCAGGAGGTCATTGAGGCGGCGGATAAACTTAAGATTATCGTATGCTGCAGGAATGAGGCGTTTGCAAGTATTGACATAGAGGCCGCTACAAAGAAGAATATCCCTGTGTTAAGGGCGGGAGGAAGAAATGCAATTGCCGTAGCGGAGCATACAATAGCACTTCTTATGGCTGTTTCTAAAAATATCAGCCTGACGGATCACCTTTTAAAATATACGGATCAGCTGACCAATGTACAGTATGATGATGAAGGAGGAAAGCGTGCTGAAACTATGTCGGAATGGTCTATGGATCCCACGGCTCCTTTTGCTCTGTATGGGGGAGGCCCGGAGATGTATGGAAAGACATTCGGGCAGATTGGCTTTGGAATGATTGGAAAAGAAGTTGCGAAGCGCGCACATGCTCTGGATATGAATGTGCTTGTCTATGATCCTTATGTATCTCAGGAACAGATGGACTATCTGGGCGCTAAGAAGGTGGATTTAGACACGGTTATGAAGGAGTCTGACTTTATTAGCGTTAACTGTAATGTAGTCCCTGAGACAGTTGGGCTTGTAAGCAGGGAGAAGATTGCTCTGATGAAGCCGACGGCATATTTTGTCAATACGGCCCGTGCAAAAGTGCTGGATTATGATGCTCTGTATGATGCATTGGCGGAGAAGAAAATTGCCGGTGCAGGCTTAGATGTCTACCCGGTTGAGCCAATTCCGGCAGGAAATAAATTCCTGTCTCTTAGAAATGTGGTGCTGACGCCTCATCTTGCAGGATCGGCTAGAGATATCGTAGGACATCAGACAAATATCGTGCTGGCTGACGTAAAGAGAATACTAGACGGCGGGAAGCCAAGATTTATATGTAACCCAGAAGTGCTTGCTTAA
- the dhaL gene encoding dihydroxyacetone kinase subunit DhaL, with amino-acid sequence MSTFKNEAGKPVLMRMVKGIQENKAYLGEVDGLIGDGDHGMNMNKGFSVFEERFKDEDFSFAEGLDELGMILLNEIGGSMGPIYGTIFMDMAEAGEDLDEISPADFGAMLEAGLNGLYGIVDAKVGDKTLVDTLAPAADVMKKAGETGQDFKEALEEMKRAAAAGRDSTKDMVAKFGRSSRLGERSRGVLDAGATSCCIILTAMADGISELL; translated from the coding sequence ATGAGTACATTTAAAAATGAAGCCGGGAAGCCTGTCCTGATGCGTATGGTAAAAGGAATCCAGGAAAATAAGGCGTATCTTGGAGAAGTGGACGGACTGATTGGGGACGGCGACCACGGAATGAATATGAATAAAGGCTTTAGTGTATTTGAGGAGCGCTTTAAAGATGAAGATTTCTCTTTTGCGGAAGGCCTGGATGAACTGGGAATGATTCTGTTAAATGAAATCGGCGGCTCTATGGGCCCAATCTATGGAACGATTTTCATGGATATGGCGGAGGCCGGGGAAGATTTAGATGAAATTTCCCCGGCGGACTTTGGCGCTATGCTTGAGGCAGGTTTAAACGGTCTCTATGGAATTGTAGATGCTAAGGTGGGGGATAAAACTCTTGTAGATACGTTGGCTCCTGCGGCTGATGTGATGAAAAAGGCCGGAGAGACAGGGCAGGACTTTAAAGAGGCTCTGGAAGAGATGAAAAGGGCGGCAGCGGCAGGAAGAGATTCTACCAAAGATATGGTTGCAAAATTTGGCCGCTCCAGCAGGCTGGGCGAGCGGTCCAGAGGCGTGCTGGACGCAGGTGCAACATCATGCTGTATTATTTTAACAGCGATGGCGGACGGAATTAGCGAGCTGCTTTAA
- a CDS encoding 2-hydroxyacid dehydrogenase, with protein sequence MKIFFTAEYNEEELKPLYDMGEVVLDGWAVGLPKIPEEELAEKVKDADMIITSYDDITRKVIEAAPNLKLIACTRATPVNVDMEAAKERGIPVLFTPGRNSDSTAEMTIGLMLSVARKIPMAYKALKEGTYTGSPDAHKETKEGLKADVIWDMKMDAPYMVFKGTQLKGKSLGILGYGSIGKRVGRIARAFGMQLLIFDPYQGEVDVEEIGIRKVDTVEELMRESDFITCHMKVTSETSGIISKERIAMMKPTAYFINASRGAILDEAALIDALREKRIAGAAFDVYASEPIASNHPYITELDNVVITPHIAGATDDVLVNHTKQIVSDIRRFQNGEHLLYQYKY encoded by the coding sequence ATGAAGATTTTTTTTACGGCAGAATATAATGAAGAGGAACTGAAGCCATTGTACGATATGGGCGAAGTAGTGCTGGATGGCTGGGCGGTAGGGCTACCTAAGATCCCGGAAGAAGAATTGGCGGAGAAAGTGAAAGATGCGGATATGATTATTACAAGTTATGATGATATCACGAGAAAGGTCATAGAGGCAGCGCCAAATCTGAAGTTGATTGCATGTACAAGAGCAACGCCCGTGAACGTAGATATGGAGGCCGCGAAAGAAAGGGGTATACCTGTGCTTTTTACTCCGGGAAGAAATTCTGATTCTACGGCGGAGATGACAATCGGGCTGATGCTATCTGTTGCCAGAAAAATCCCAATGGCTTATAAGGCGCTTAAGGAAGGGACATATACGGGCAGCCCCGACGCGCATAAGGAGACGAAAGAAGGCTTAAAGGCAGATGTAATATGGGATATGAAAATGGATGCCCCCTACATGGTATTTAAGGGGACACAGCTGAAAGGGAAGAGCCTTGGAATACTGGGATACGGAAGTATCGGGAAGAGAGTGGGAAGGATTGCCAGGGCATTTGGAATGCAGCTTTTGATTTTCGACCCATATCAGGGCGAAGTAGATGTTGAAGAGATTGGTATCCGCAAGGTGGATACGGTGGAAGAACTGATGAGGGAATCGGATTTTATCACTTGCCATATGAAGGTGACGTCAGAAACTTCCGGTATTATAAGCAAAGAGAGAATTGCTATGATGAAGCCTACCGCGTACTTTATCAATGCTTCCAGAGGAGCGATTTTAGATGAAGCGGCTCTGATTGATGCACTTAGGGAGAAACGGATTGCGGGAGCAGCATTTGACGTTTACGCCAGTGAGCCGATTGCAAGCAACCACCCGTATATTACGGAACTGGACAATGTTGTAATCACGCCGCATATTGCAGGGGCTACAGATGACGTTCTTGTAAATCACACAAAGCAGATCGTATCTGATATAAGGAGGTTCCAAAACGGAGAGCATTTATTATATCAGTACAAATATTAA
- a CDS encoding sugar-binding transcriptional regulator, which yields MKEDIYIKIAYWYHILGMTQDEIAKRLSFTRQKVNQIINSLADLGIVNISIQGYERDNIELECTLENKFGLRQAIVASDYGERDTVIYKVANVAAQYLNDKIQQGDIIGVSWGRTLAEVVNQMVYHKRNECRVVQLMGAQNIEQKVEKSDEIARNLANKLDCPSYMLYAPVVVEHENTKQMLMKERSIQVSFELMTKCNIAVLGVGELTEKSTMCTRGHITKEDIKILRKEGFVGDIAMNPIRKDGSWDNCPLTDRLLNASVENLRGIGNVILVACGDEKVEAIQAALRTKSIDTLITDETTARNVIFASAS from the coding sequence ATGAAAGAGGATATTTATATTAAAATTGCGTATTGGTACCACATTCTTGGAATGACGCAGGATGAAATCGCAAAGAGGCTTTCTTTTACGAGACAGAAAGTAAATCAGATTATAAATTCTCTTGCTGATTTAGGAATTGTGAATATTAGTATTCAGGGATATGAAAGGGACAATATAGAGCTGGAGTGTACATTGGAAAATAAATTTGGGCTTAGGCAGGCGATTGTCGCAAGTGATTACGGAGAACGTGACACGGTCATTTATAAAGTGGCAAATGTGGCAGCGCAGTACTTGAATGACAAAATTCAGCAGGGCGATATCATCGGGGTTTCATGGGGAAGGACTCTGGCCGAGGTCGTGAATCAGATGGTATATCACAAAAGGAATGAGTGCAGGGTTGTTCAGCTTATGGGCGCGCAGAATATCGAGCAAAAGGTAGAAAAGTCAGATGAGATTGCGAGGAATCTGGCGAACAAACTGGATTGCCCAAGTTATATGCTCTATGCTCCGGTGGTGGTAGAGCATGAAAACACAAAGCAGATGCTGATGAAGGAAAGAAGCATACAGGTATCATTTGAACTGATGACAAAATGCAACATCGCCGTGCTGGGAGTAGGAGAACTTACAGAGAAATCAACAATGTGCACAAGAGGACATATAACAAAAGAAGACATTAAAATATTGCGGAAAGAAGGATTCGTAGGCGACATAGCAATGAACCCGATACGAAAAGATGGCTCGTGGGATAACTGTCCGCTGACAGACAGGCTTCTAAACGCCAGCGTAGAGAACCTAAGAGGGATTGGCAATGTAATTCTGGTAGCATGCGGAGATGAGAAGGTGGAGGCTATACAAGCGGCGCTTCGTACTAAAAGTATTGACACTTTGATTACGGATGAGACGACAGCAAGAAATGTAATATTTGCGAGCGCATCATGA
- a CDS encoding class II aldolase/adducin family protein: protein MNRDKVKIAQIEVCETAKKMYHSGLVAGTWGNISSRVDEEYMVITPSGMDYDRLCADDMVLVNMKTFEYEGRLKPSVEVPVHSAVYLSRPEVNGIVHTHSTYALTMATARKPIPPICDDQVQILGGDVRLAAYTMPGTKEMADEVVKALKDRGGALIANHGAITIGRNLAEAFTGSQVLEKTALIYINTQSIGGPAEISREDVEFFHDFFMTKYGQKWKGDRA, encoded by the coding sequence ATGAACAGAGATAAGGTGAAGATTGCACAGATTGAGGTTTGCGAGACTGCGAAGAAGATGTATCACAGCGGCCTGGTAGCAGGCACATGGGGGAATATTTCCTCTCGTGTAGACGAAGAGTATATGGTCATTACGCCATCTGGAATGGATTATGACAGACTGTGTGCAGATGATATGGTCTTGGTAAATATGAAGACATTTGAGTATGAAGGAAGGCTGAAACCTTCTGTGGAAGTTCCGGTTCACTCCGCTGTTTACCTGAGCAGGCCTGAAGTGAACGGAATCGTACACACCCATTCTACATATGCGCTGACTATGGCTACAGCAAGAAAACCCATTCCTCCAATCTGCGATGATCAGGTTCAGATACTGGGAGGGGATGTGCGGCTTGCTGCATATACGATGCCAGGAACGAAAGAGATGGCGGATGAGGTCGTAAAGGCCTTAAAGGACAGAGGAGGAGCATTAATCGCAAACCATGGGGCAATTACGATAGGGCGTAATCTGGCAGAGGCATTTACAGGCTCGCAGGTTCTGGAAAAGACAGCATTGATTTACATTAATACCCAGAGCATTGGAGGACCGGCAGAAATATCAAGAGAGGACGTAGAATTTTTCCACGATTTCTTCATGACAAAATACGGACAGAAATGGAAGGGAGACAGAGCATGA
- a CDS encoding FGGY family carbohydrate kinase → MKYSIGIDIGTTTVKCILFGEGAKVVAEAGREYGTLLPKPSWAQQNPEDWWNCAVESIQAILAKSRVNPEDIKVISVSSQAPAVIPMSKDGGLLHDALIWMDRRSIEEYEMIKGTIGAKKVFEITGNRLDTYFALTELMWFIRNKPELMEKCYKLLQVNGYINYKLTGEFTIDDSHVSLTQLYDVHKECWSEELFEAIGADTDLMPEIYECMEPIGYVTKETGDVG, encoded by the coding sequence ATGAAATATTCCATAGGGATTGACATCGGAACTACAACTGTGAAATGCATTCTTTTCGGAGAAGGGGCAAAGGTTGTGGCAGAGGCAGGCAGGGAATATGGCACACTTCTTCCAAAGCCTTCATGGGCGCAGCAGAATCCTGAAGACTGGTGGAACTGCGCAGTGGAATCTATACAAGCCATTCTTGCAAAGAGTAGGGTAAATCCCGAAGACATCAAGGTAATCTCTGTCAGCAGCCAGGCTCCGGCAGTGATTCCTATGTCGAAAGATGGCGGCCTGCTTCATGATGCGTTAATCTGGATGGATAGAAGAAGTATAGAAGAATACGAGATGATAAAAGGCACGATAGGGGCAAAAAAAGTATTCGAGATTACAGGAAATAGGCTGGACACTTATTTCGCCCTGACTGAATTAATGTGGTTTATAAGAAATAAGCCGGAGTTAATGGAAAAGTGCTATAAACTGCTTCAGGTCAATGGTTATATTAATTATAAACTGACAGGGGAGTTTACGATTGATGATTCTCATGTTTCTCTTACCCAGCTTTACGATGTTCACAAGGAGTGCTGGAGTGAGGAACTCTTCGAGGCAATTGGCGCAGATACCGATTTGATGCCCGAGATATATGAATGTATGGAACCTATAGGATATGTAACAAAAGAGACAGGGGATGTCGGTTAA